Proteins from a single region of Mycoplasma leachii PG50:
- a CDS encoding phosphatidate cytidylyltransferase, with amino-acid sequence MNTITTKDENSIKQIKKNLKARLISATVLVLLLGFYLAFPILYYFTNNSSFHLLTAYNLISLILSSAVLFLSIRELLISFDIKNLDQKLFLEILTVVLFWIPFSSIESKIPVYNNLNLKEYWYLIIIGIILYLFLTTFFLMKFCNKNIIQVTKILFVLLIMVFAFKAINFLGFLKTNDVILYGFSSIIWIWATIILTDSFAYLFGIRFGRHKLAPIISPKKSWEGAIGGFFLSTIINLIWVLTIFFVPWTRNFAPFIGMFDLLLNNNVTLMLLVYIFLTILVSLFTQFGDLVFSYIKRSIDIKDFSNLIPGHGGILDRLDSFYFVFFIIYIILHISLTFNRI; translated from the coding sequence ATGAATACAATTACTACTAAAGATGAAAATAGTATTAAACAAATTAAAAAAAATTTAAAAGCAAGATTAATTTCAGCAACTGTTTTAGTATTGTTATTAGGTTTTTATTTAGCCTTTCCAATATTGTATTATTTTACTAATAATAGTTCTTTTCATCTTTTAACTGCTTATAATTTAATCTCACTAATTTTAAGTAGTGCTGTTTTATTTTTATCAATAAGAGAATTATTAATTTCATTTGACATAAAAAATCTTGACCAAAAGTTATTTCTTGAAATTTTAACAGTAGTTTTGTTTTGAATTCCTTTTAGTAGTATTGAATCTAAAATTCCAGTTTATAATAATTTAAACTTAAAAGAATATTGATATTTAATAATAATTGGTATTATTTTATATTTATTTTTAACAACATTTTTTTTAATGAAGTTTTGTAATAAAAACATTATTCAAGTAACTAAAATTTTATTTGTTTTATTAATTATGGTTTTTGCTTTTAAAGCAATTAACTTTTTAGGTTTTTTAAAAACAAATGATGTTATATTATATGGATTTAGTTCAATTATTTGAATTTGAGCAACTATTATTCTAACAGATAGTTTTGCTTATTTATTTGGTATTAGATTTGGTAGACATAAACTAGCTCCAATTATTAGTCCTAAAAAAAGTTGAGAAGGAGCAATTGGTGGATTTTTTTTAAGTACTATAATTAACTTAATTTGAGTTTTAACAATCTTTTTTGTTCCTTGGACAAGAAATTTTGCTCCTTTTATAGGAATGTTTGATTTACTTTTAAATAATAATGTTACTTTAATGTTATTAGTCTATATTTTTTTAACTATTTTAGTTTCTTTATTTACTCAATTTGGAGACTTAGTTTTTAGTTATATTAAAAGAAGTATAGATATTAAAGATTTTTCTAATTTAATTCCAGGACATGGTGGAATTTTAGATAGATTAGATTCGTTTTATTTTGTATTTTTTATAATTTATATAATTCTACATATTAGTCTAACTTTTAATAGAATATAG
- a CDS encoding M24 family metallopeptidase, giving the protein MTKHEIINELLEKNNADAILLYSPENRYWFSKFHSSLGYLIISRTESHLFLDGRYITAAKNSKEINKDVQLHHFSRSLKDDLIEILNKNNIKTLAFESDWTYFSQYEAYKNHWFKDFNLVGINCSKMRMIKDEWEIANIKKACDITDQVFQAALDFIKPGISEKQLQRFIDDKFLEFGADKISFDTIIASGVNGSMPHAVPSEKIIQNNELITIDMGCFYNGYCSDQTRTIAIGDVDPKLIEIYNIVYEAQSLGISLVKEGVIAGDIHKQVYDYIDKKGYGKYFDHGLGHGIGVEIHEEPSVGSIGGEVLKENMTITIEPGIYIPNLGGVRIEDDVLVTKTGCKLLTSSPRILIKLQK; this is encoded by the coding sequence ATGACTAAACATGAAATAATTAATGAATTATTAGAAAAAAATAATGCTGATGCCATTCTTTTATATTCTCCTGAAAACAGATATTGATTTTCTAAATTTCACTCTTCTTTAGGTTATTTAATTATTAGTAGAACTGAAAGTCATTTATTTTTAGATGGAAGATATATAACTGCTGCAAAAAATAGTAAAGAAATTAATAAAGATGTTCAATTACATCATTTTTCAAGAAGTTTAAAAGATGATTTAATTGAAATTTTAAATAAAAATAATATTAAAACTTTAGCATTTGAATCTGATTGAACTTATTTTAGTCAATATGAAGCATATAAAAATCATTGATTTAAAGACTTTAATTTAGTAGGAATTAATTGTTCAAAAATGAGAATGATTAAAGATGAATGAGAAATAGCAAATATTAAAAAAGCTTGTGATATTACAGATCAAGTATTTCAAGCAGCACTAGATTTTATAAAACCAGGAATTAGTGAAAAACAATTACAAAGATTTATTGATGATAAATTTTTAGAATTTGGTGCAGATAAAATTAGTTTTGACACTATTATTGCAAGTGGTGTAAATGGAAGTATGCCTCATGCTGTTCCTAGTGAAAAAATTATTCAAAATAATGAATTAATTACTATTGATATGGGTTGTTTTTATAATGGATATTGTTCAGATCAAACAAGAACAATTGCAATTGGTGATGTTGATCCAAAATTAATTGAAATTTATAATATCGTTTATGAAGCTCAAAGTTTAGGAATTAGTTTAGTTAAAGAAGGAGTAATTGCTGGAGATATTCATAAACAAGTTTATGATTATATTGACAAAAAAGGATATGGAAAATATTTTGATCATGGACTTGGACATGGAATTGGTGTAGAAATTCATGAAGAACCAAGTGTTGGTTCAATAGGTGGTGAAGTCTTAAAAGAAAATATGACTATTACTATTGAACCAGGAATTTATATTCCAAATCTTGGAGGAGTAAGAATTGAAGATGATGTTTTAGTAACTAAAACTGGATGCAAACTACTAACTTCATCACCAAGAATTTTAATAAAATTACAAAAATAA
- the trpS gene encoding tryptophan--tRNA ligase has translation MKKEIMVSGITPSGTMTLGNYLGVVKRFIKYQNEYDLFIFIANLHAITLPQEKEKLKKNIKEIAALYFACGLDINKTTIFLQSDVLEHAQLGWILTTNTSMGELSRMTQFKDKSLKAESINGRGYIPTGLFTYPALMAADILLYDPKYVPVGIDQKQHIEITRDIAIRMNNKYGEMFKIPEPLINSEIKIMDLQDPSKKMSKSSDNPKSIITLLDSIDEIKTKIKAAVTDSENLIKYDLINKPGVSNLITIYCQLKNISIKQAEQHWKNKNYKDLKDDVTQALIDEIIPIQTKFKELYNSKQVEQWLELGANKARHIANKKLNKVQNLMGLNYSRK, from the coding sequence ATGAAAAAAGAAATAATGGTTTCAGGAATTACTCCAAGTGGAACTATGACTTTGGGTAATTACTTAGGAGTTGTAAAACGTTTTATAAAATATCAAAATGAATATGATTTATTTATTTTTATTGCTAATTTGCATGCAATTACACTACCTCAAGAAAAAGAAAAATTGAAAAAAAACATTAAAGAAATTGCTGCTTTATATTTTGCTTGTGGATTAGATATTAATAAGACTACTATTTTTTTACAATCAGATGTTTTAGAACATGCTCAATTGGGTTGAATTTTAACAACTAACACTAGTATGGGTGAATTATCTAGAATGACTCAATTTAAAGACAAATCTTTAAAAGCTGAATCAATTAATGGAAGAGGATATATTCCAACAGGTCTATTTACTTATCCAGCTTTAATGGCAGCAGACATTTTATTATATGATCCAAAATATGTACCAGTTGGAATTGATCAAAAACAACACATTGAAATTACTAGAGATATTGCTATTAGAATGAATAATAAATATGGAGAAATGTTTAAAATTCCAGAACCTTTAATTAATAGTGAAATTAAAATTATGGATCTTCAAGATCCTAGTAAAAAAATGAGCAAATCTAGTGATAATCCAAAATCAATAATTACTTTATTAGATTCAATTGATGAAATTAAGACAAAAATTAAAGCAGCAGTTACTGATTCAGAAAATTTAATTAAATATGATTTGATTAATAAACCTGGAGTTTCTAATTTAATTACTATTTATTGTCAGTTAAAAAATATTTCAATTAAACAAGCTGAACAACATTGAAAAAATAAAAACTATAAAGATTTAAAAGATGATGTAACTCAAGCTTTAATTGATGAAATTATCCCAATTCAAACAAAATTTAAAGAACTATATAATTCAAAACAAGTTGAACAATGATTAGAACTTGGTGCTAATAAAGCTAGACATATTGCTAATAAAAAACTTAATAAAGTACAAAATTTAATGGGATTAAACTATAGTAGAAAATAA
- a CDS encoding Fic/DOC family protein, with protein MHKYIFQDVFDFAGEMRKVNISKNNFMFASLLFLDDNLKKIDKLPENTFDEIINKYVEMNICHPFREGNGRSTRIWLDLILKKRLKLVVNWEFIDKYSYLSAMIRSTVNPAELKELLKKHLTDKINDRKTFIKSIVKSYEYEGYYIKI; from the coding sequence ATTCATAAATATATTTTTCAAGATGTATTTGATTTTGCTGGAGAAATGAGAAAAGTTAATATTTCAAAAAATAATTTTATGTTTGCTTCTTTATTATTTTTAGATGATAATTTAAAAAAAATAGATAAACTACCTGAAAATACTTTTGATGAGATTATTAACAAATATGTTGAAATGAATATTTGTCATCCATTTAGAGAAGGTAATGGTAGATCAACTAGAATTTGATTAGATTTAATATTAAAAAAAAGATTAAAGTTAGTAGTTAATTGAGAGTTTATTGATAAATATAGCTATCTTTCAGCTATGATTAGATCAACTGTTAATCCAGCTGAATTAAAAGAACTATTAAAAAAACATTTAACAGATAAAATTAATGATAGAAAAACTTTTATAAAAAGTATAGTTAAATCTTATGAATATGAAGGATACTATATTAAAATTTAA
- a CDS encoding putative immunoglobulin-blocking virulence protein, with protein sequence MYFLKKKKNKILMYALIASLTTSLSFGSVIYYSISDANISFETSSNGITDAELTPINNATNDALISNRDNKLKPSSEKSLKKSDKTKEDKLIIPVKKEKEQDVAKVQPKPEINKPDSPAVRQTTSRSKTRITINGVSVEAEIEGPPGFHVHKQDIDRKITNPTKPYQNHTVGKIISIEVTDELRKSVLNNALSAPDGHEDRGAGLFNNTLMQVFDSELKDASDVIKALETLEAIGKVNSEFFKNNIERYQKLLDSSRVSEFLTEKGQKEYPELKGKFKTKTQEYIWLIHNLDQKKFTTIASRSEKYLKEGLTISPRNAFINENGEIDSYSWGPPGEYNTVTSRMQRDNSTYRVFDYDAWQTRSPGDIDSGNFPGWKKENVTSEFTSKFNFSDGEGITISRLTREKQTESTGKINTGLVLELDVSNPNAYKKAQNLIKQFKGHTEKITSYRIKNMGDVDTSQSFKQILDELPEEIPQLELFFSDKATNTASLIALENKKIKELSLFTNGNSLRNSWSYNPLSFRNTTYINNLDYNVSYDYPKHEKISTRITFNTLAFDKDDYKNDQNYQRINDGLRMVYYARNNEPFFQGAFGPGLTPDKKLGDNSYPSKLDFSRVTGIKSLRGLIFHDEYDSSNKSRKITELTLYNNEDFFEISADELDKANLEHLSTGEGSPEKPKINFSNGSSTKGIRIKGTSELSESGRKNLEKYFEYSESLKFAGKQIQVDSSSNQLKEQLKSWGYSVSDSSTRSFT encoded by the coding sequence GTGTATTTTTTAAAAAAGAAAAAAAACAAGATTTTAATGTATGCATTAATAGCTAGTTTAACTACTTCTTTATCATTTGGTTCAGTAATCTATTATTCTATTTCAGATGCTAATATTTCTTTTGAAACTTCTTCAAATGGAATAACTGATGCTGAATTAACTCCAATTAATAATGCAACCAATGATGCACTAATCTCAAATAGAGATAATAAATTAAAACCAAGTTCAGAAAAGTCATTAAAGAAATCTGATAAGACTAAAGAAGATAAATTAATAATTCCTGTTAAAAAAGAAAAAGAACAAGATGTAGCAAAAGTTCAACCTAAGCCTGAAATCAATAAACCTGATAGTCCAGCAGTTAGACAAACTACTAGTAGATCAAAAACTAGGATTACAATAAATGGAGTAAGTGTTGAAGCTGAGATTGAAGGACCTCCAGGTTTTCATGTTCATAAACAAGATATAGATAGAAAAATAACAAATCCTACTAAGCCTTATCAAAATCATACAGTTGGTAAAATTATTAGTATTGAAGTAACTGATGAATTGAGAAAGAGTGTTTTAAATAATGCATTATCTGCTCCTGACGGTCATGAAGATAGAGGCGCAGGCTTATTTAATAACACATTAATGCAGGTATTTGATAGTGAGCTGAAAGATGCTTCAGATGTGATAAAGGCTTTAGAAACATTAGAAGCAATTGGAAAAGTTAATTCAGAATTTTTTAAAAATAATATAGAACGCTATCAAAAATTATTAGATTCTTCTAGAGTGTCAGAATTTTTAACTGAAAAAGGTCAAAAAGAATATCCAGAATTAAAAGGTAAATTCAAAACTAAAACACAAGAATACATTTGATTAATTCATAATTTAGATCAAAAAAAATTCACTACAATAGCTTCTAGATCAGAAAAATATCTAAAAGAAGGTTTAACAATTTCACCAAGAAATGCTTTTATTAACGAGAATGGAGAAATTGACTCTTATTCATGAGGTCCACCTGGAGAATATAATACTGTAACTTCTAGAATGCAAAGAGATAATTCAACTTATAGAGTTTTTGACTATGATGCATGACAAACAAGAAGTCCTGGAGATATTGATAGTGGCAATTTTCCTGGTTGAAAAAAAGAAAATGTAACTTCTGAATTTACAAGTAAGTTTAATTTTTCTGATGGAGAAGGAATTACAATAAGTAGATTAACTAGAGAAAAACAAACTGAATCAACAGGAAAAATAAATACTGGTTTAGTTTTAGAATTAGATGTTTCTAATCCAAATGCATATAAAAAAGCTCAAAATTTAATCAAACAATTTAAAGGTCATACTGAAAAAATCACTTCCTATAGAATTAAAAATATGGGTGATGTTGATACCTCTCAAAGTTTTAAACAAATACTAGATGAACTTCCTGAAGAAATTCCACAACTAGAGCTATTCTTTTCAGATAAAGCAACAAATACAGCCAGTCTAATTGCTTTAGAAAATAAAAAAATTAAAGAATTATCTTTATTTACTAATGGAAATTCATTAAGAAATTCTTGATCATATAATCCGTTATCCTTTAGAAATACAACATATATTAACAATTTAGATTACAATGTTAGTTATGATTATCCTAAGCACGAAAAAATATCAACAAGAATCACTTTTAATACATTAGCTTTTGATAAAGATGATTATAAAAATGATCAAAATTATCAAAGAATCAATGATGGATTAAGAATGGTTTATTATGCAAGAAACAATGAACCATTTTTCCAAGGAGCATTTGGTCCTGGACTTACTCCTGATAAAAAATTAGGAGATAATAGTTATCCATCTAAATTAGACTTTTCTAGAGTAACAGGTATTAAATCATTAAGAGGTTTAATTTTTCATGATGAATATGATTCATCAAATAAATCTAGAAAAATTACTGAATTAACTTTATATAATAACGAAGACTTTTTTGAAATATCTGCAGATGAATTAGATAAAGCTAATTTAGAACATCTATCAACTGGAGAAGGAAGTCCTGAAAAACCAAAAATTAACTTTAGCAATGGAAGTTCAACTAAAGGAATAAGAATTAAAGGAACTAGTGAGTTATCTGAATCAGGTAGAAAAAATCTTGAAAAATACTTTGAATATAGTGAAAGCTTAAAATTTGCTGGTAAACAAATTCAAGTTGATTCAAGTTCAAATCAATTAAAAGAACAATTAAAATCATGAGGGTATAGTGTTTCAGATTCAAGTACTAGATCATTTACTTAA
- the mip gene encoding Ig-specific serine endopeptidase MIP, translated as MKKFNKLLMLISSSTLLIPLTLLVSCKPSTRKTTNKPLNDNEFINLVDSINNENDILKYADIKFKDPSGDLINKESVLPTRLSNNDISITFKNRYEKQVNARVTNIKIEHSDNPFSVVNDATIFIEFKNVSTNKSKTKSFKITGLNTKNTVDRSGHKVIDELAYFGGETGYTKYTNNSQKERFKFDNDKYISRLESEFGGSKGSIDLKRFRGLESSANDIKNFDKQAESSNFDSYYNAALKGFTLPVYKDGKVDGLKINDASETIKGPSPIDSLGRIEKAKTNGLARTIPNEIYKTAAIQTFQVSFKGWKDYAQEIAEAEYYIKLFERWTDDQIKQYIARQLWQLEQNLKYDLNLVEKDIATTDPELTTVIKGFNDKKEQLKKDYEKEKARLSSLKKDELVQWQKEEIEKYKRKKEEKIFQTSESGTMWIMDYLTEDSGKTPTKFYFGTNSHVAKAIKNDLISVSLTRINSDINVGQTFNINSFDKNFTTFTFEAQENKSKISNAVTAIYHATDFIKKESSPVELLEKEQKEKYKDAGIFADFAVIEIDFKKLLKTDDYKRYIWNEKIEISDKSPSDQEGLIKKITNDYQNSKSKVQFESNSLLEDQFYNTFDRKLDFNHNKPEDVKNYKDLNSFYILGYPSSKEDHYLEKYYDQKQLDYQKYDFSLWVNSEYKYYKNIVKKEGYTSSFKDYELEKGNFLSYQIGYRSFIDKPGLTDAFLAVHRIGNDLYTLYDEKEKKVKHYFNYGLEILPRFYAPAGGASGSSVRTKDNKLIAVFHAANYVAKTGLAAVFRSNGYDYNNLFGNYKLGQYDLIYGGGKDQQLGRSYREVMNTKYNNKKSALFSNGFNEVPENFKFKDSKAK; from the coding sequence ATGAAAAAATTTAATAAATTATTAATGTTAATTTCTTCATCAACTTTACTTATTCCACTTACTTTACTTGTTTCTTGTAAACCATCAACTAGAAAAACTACTAATAAACCTTTAAATGACAATGAGTTTATAAATTTAGTTGATTCTATTAATAATGAAAATGATATTCTAAAGTATGCTGATATTAAGTTTAAAGATCCATCAGGTGATTTGATTAATAAAGAAAGTGTTTTACCTACAAGATTAAGTAATAATGATATATCAATCACTTTTAAAAATAGATATGAAAAACAAGTTAATGCTAGGGTTACTAATATAAAAATCGAACATTCTGATAATCCATTTTCTGTAGTAAATGATGCTACCATTTTTATTGAATTTAAAAATGTTTCAACAAATAAATCAAAAACCAAAAGTTTTAAAATAACTGGTTTAAATACTAAAAATACAGTTGATAGATCTGGTCATAAAGTAATTGATGAATTAGCTTATTTTGGTGGTGAAACAGGTTATACTAAATATACAAATAATAGTCAAAAAGAAAGATTTAAATTTGATAATGATAAATACATTTCTAGACTAGAATCTGAATTTGGTGGATCTAAAGGCTCTATTGATTTAAAAAGATTTAGAGGATTAGAATCTAGTGCTAATGATATTAAAAACTTTGATAAACAAGCTGAATCAAGCAATTTTGATAGTTATTATAATGCTGCATTAAAGGGATTTACCTTACCTGTTTATAAAGATGGTAAAGTTGATGGATTGAAAATCAATGATGCTTCAGAGACTATAAAAGGTCCTTCGCCAATTGATTCACTAGGTAGAATTGAAAAAGCAAAAACTAATGGACTAGCTAGAACTATACCAAATGAAATATATAAGACAGCTGCTATTCAAACTTTTCAAGTAAGTTTTAAAGGTTGAAAAGATTATGCTCAAGAAATAGCTGAGGCTGAATATTATATAAAATTATTTGAAAGATGAACTGATGATCAAATCAAGCAATATATTGCTAGACAATTATGACAATTAGAACAAAATCTTAAATATGACTTAAATTTAGTAGAAAAAGATATTGCTACAACTGATCCTGAGTTAACTACAGTAATTAAAGGATTTAATGATAAAAAAGAACAATTAAAAAAGGATTATGAAAAAGAAAAAGCAAGATTATCTTCTTTAAAAAAAGATGAATTAGTTCAATGACAAAAAGAAGAAATTGAAAAATATAAAAGGAAAAAAGAAGAAAAGATTTTTCAAACTTCTGAATCTGGAACTATGTGAATAATGGACTATCTTACTGAAGATAGTGGTAAAACTCCAACCAAGTTTTATTTTGGAACAAATTCACATGTTGCTAAAGCTATAAAAAATGATCTAATTTCAGTGTCATTAACTAGAATTAATTCTGATATAAATGTAGGTCAAACTTTTAATATAAATAGTTTTGATAAAAACTTTACAACTTTTACATTTGAAGCACAAGAAAATAAAAGCAAAATTAGTAATGCTGTTACTGCTATTTATCATGCAACTGACTTTATAAAAAAAGAAAGTAGCCCAGTTGAATTGCTAGAAAAAGAACAAAAAGAAAAATATAAAGATGCTGGAATATTTGCTGATTTTGCTGTTATTGAAATAGATTTTAAAAAACTATTAAAAACAGATGATTACAAACGTTATATTTGAAATGAAAAAATTGAAATTTCTGATAAATCTCCAAGTGATCAAGAAGGATTAATTAAAAAAATTACTAATGATTATCAAAATAGTAAATCTAAAGTTCAATTTGAATCTAATTCGCTGTTAGAAGATCAATTCTATAATACATTTGATAGAAAACTTGATTTTAATCATAACAAACCTGAAGATGTAAAAAACTATAAAGATTTAAATAGTTTTTATATTTTAGGTTATCCTTCTTCAAAAGAAGATCATTATTTAGAAAAATACTATGACCAAAAGCAATTAGATTACCAAAAATATGATTTTTCATTATGAGTAAATAGTGAATATAAATATTATAAAAATATAGTGAAAAAAGAAGGTTATACTAGTTCATTTAAAGATTATGAACTAGAAAAAGGAAATTTCTTATCATATCAAATTGGATATAGATCATTTATAGATAAACCAGGATTAACTGATGCATTTTTAGCAGTTCATAGAATCGGTAATGATTTATATACACTTTATGATGAAAAAGAAAAGAAAGTTAAACATTACTTTAATTATGGATTAGAAATACTACCAAGATTTTATGCGCCAGCTGGTGGAGCTTCTGGGTCTAGTGTTAGAACAAAAGATAATAAATTAATTGCAGTATTTCACGCAGCAAATTATGTTGCAAAAACTGGTTTAGCTGCTGTATTTAGATCTAATGGGTATGATTATAATAATCTATTTGGTAATTATAAATTAGGTCAATATGATTTAATTTATGGTGGTGGAAAAGATCAACAATTAGGAAGATCTTATAGAGAAGTTATGAATACTAAATACAATAATAAGAAGAGCGCATTATTTAGTAATGGATTCAATGAAGTTCCTGAAAATTTTAAATTTAAAGATAGCAAAGCAAAATAA
- a CDS encoding putative immunoglobulin-blocking virulence protein yields MYFLKKKKNKILMYTLVASLVTSLSFGSVIYYSISDANISFETSSNGITDAELTPINNPIDDAIVSNRDNKLKPNHERIIRETDKNIEKLVIPTVKKDEKIDAAKPETKPEIIKPETTINKPSRAKVKSQIVINGVTVNAEIEAPPGFIVHDQDKSRNIANPTRPYQNHIVEKILSIEVTQALRDSVVKNSLTGGEGYDKGAGLFQNTLTNVISREIEENKGNIHKALENLEAISKQNSDFFNSSIERYKRLLDSKNVIEYLKPEAKIQYPKLKGEFKTKTQEYLWLINNLDHSKFTKIASTSEKYLKEGLTISPRSAFINENGEIDSHGWGPPDAYNTVTSRLQKDNSTYRVFDYDQYYNRSSDSIESGNYPGWTKKDVTSNYASTYGFEEKKGITISELTRDKHTNAKDKINSGLVLEIDVSQDYAYGKTKELIKKFKEKNQKITSYRIKNMGEVNSSQNFIDILSELPDEIPQLELFFSDKATNTASLIALENKKIKELSLYTNGNSLRRSWSYNPLALRNTTWINTIDYNVSAEYSKYAKITTRITFNTLAFDEKDFQDGKYDRINDGLRMVYYARNNEPFFQGGFGPGLSPDKSLGENSYPTGLDFTRIPKIRSLRGLRFDDEYNSSNRSRKITELTLYNTGSAFNISVEELNNANLEHLSTGEGNLEKPKIYFSNGNETTSIKITGQGTITDKGREYLSKYFEYGESFKGRPRIVEVESGATELQNQLRQWGFNVNVSNGREFT; encoded by the coding sequence GTGTATTTTTTAAAAAAGAAAAAGAATAAGATTTTAATGTATACTTTAGTTGCTAGTTTAGTTACTTCTTTATCATTTGGATCAGTAATTTATTATTCTATTTCAGATGCTAATATTTCTTTTGAAACTTCTTCAAATGGAATAACTGATGCTGAATTAACCCCAATAAATAATCCGATTGATGATGCAATAGTTTCAAATAGAGATAATAAACTAAAACCAAATCATGAAAGAATTATTAGAGAAACTGATAAAAATATTGAAAAATTAGTTATTCCTACAGTTAAAAAAGATGAAAAAATAGATGCTGCAAAACCAGAAACAAAACCAGAAATTATTAAGCCTGAAACTACTATAAATAAACCAAGTAGAGCTAAAGTAAAATCTCAAATTGTTATAAATGGAGTTACAGTTAACGCTGAAATTGAAGCACCTCCTGGATTTATTGTTCATGATCAAGACAAATCTAGAAATATTGCTAATCCAACTAGACCCTATCAAAATCATATAGTTGAAAAAATATTAAGTATTGAAGTAACACAAGCATTAAGAGATAGTGTTGTTAAAAATTCATTAACTGGTGGTGAAGGTTATGATAAAGGTGCTGGATTATTTCAAAATACACTAACTAATGTCATTTCTAGAGAAATTGAAGAAAATAAAGGTAATATTCATAAGGCCCTAGAAAATCTAGAAGCTATTTCAAAACAAAATTCAGATTTTTTTAACTCAAGTATTGAACGTTATAAAAGATTATTAGATTCTAAAAATGTAATAGAATATTTGAAACCAGAAGCAAAAATACAATATCCTAAACTAAAAGGTGAATTTAAAACTAAAACACAAGAATATCTTTGATTAATTAATAATTTAGATCATTCTAAATTTACTAAAATTGCTTCAACTTCAGAAAAATATTTAAAAGAAGGTTTAACAATTTCACCAAGAAGTGCTTTTATTAATGAAAATGGTGAAATTGATTCTCATGGATGAGGGCCACCTGATGCATATAATACAGTAACATCAAGATTACAAAAAGATAATTCTACATATAGAGTTTTTGATTATGACCAATATTATAATAGATCTTCTGATTCTATTGAAAGTGGAAATTATCCTGGATGAACTAAAAAAGATGTAACTAGTAATTATGCATCTACATATGGTTTTGAAGAAAAAAAGGGAATCACAATTAGTGAATTAACAAGAGATAAACATACTAATGCTAAAGATAAAATTAATTCTGGTTTAGTTTTAGAAATTGATGTTTCTCAAGATTATGCTTATGGTAAAACTAAAGAATTGATTAAAAAGTTTAAAGAAAAAAATCAAAAAATTACCTCATATCGAATTAAAAATATGGGTGAAGTTAATTCATCTCAAAACTTTATAGATATTCTTTCTGAACTTCCTGATGAAATTCCGCAATTAGAATTATTCTTTTCAGATAAAGCAACAAATACAGCCAGTTTAATTGCTTTAGAAAATAAAAAAATTAAAGAATTATCTTTATACACAAATGGTAATTCTTTAAGAAGATCATGATCATATAATCCATTAGCTTTAAGAAATACTACTTGAATAAATACAATTGATTATAATGTGAGTGCTGAATATTCTAAATATGCAAAAATTACAACTAGAATTACTTTTAACACATTAGCATTTGATGAAAAAGACTTTCAAGATGGTAAATATGACCGAATTAATGATGGTTTAAGAATGGTTTATTATGCTAGAAACAATGAACCATTCTTTCAAGGGGGATTTGGTCCAGGACTTAGTCCTGATAAATCATTAGGAGAAAATAGTTATCCAACTGGACTAGATTTTACAAGAATACCAAAAATTAGATCATTAAGAGGATTAAGATTTGATGATGAATATAATTCATCAAATAGATCAAGAAAAATTACAGAATTAACTTTATATAATACTGGTTCAGCATTTAATATATCAGTTGAAGAATTAAATAATGCAAACTTAGAACATTTATCAACTGGTGAAGGAAATCTTGAAAAACCAAAAATTTACTTTAGTAATGGTAATGAAACAACAAGTATTAAAATAACTGGACAAGGTACAATTACTGATAAAGGTAGAGAATATCTAAGCAAATACTTTGAATATGGTGAAAGTTTTAAAGGAAGACCACGCATAGTTGAAGTTGAATCTGGAGCTACTGAATTACAAAACCAATTAAGACAATGAGGATTTAATGTAAATGTATCTAATGGAAGAGAATTTACATAA